One window from the genome of Daphnia pulex isolate KAP4 chromosome 9, ASM2113471v1 encodes:
- the LOC124201618 gene encoding uncharacterized protein LOC124201618, protein MMNFYSALAILLVLTTLANGQGYLPLGKLRKSPPEAMDGQSNDVYEEMDRSRKVSQLPGGMAILYASAPIFSPTSKDPEGKDEVYQILPEAEAVQQGVNSRRLLEDALIEMGFPLEELTEFKNGRVRKIYSKNANGQQNKEDESSLITSGASTDDAEAILAALAGPLPYIRRGAWGKK, encoded by the exons ATG ATGAATTTTTACTCCGCATTGGCAATTCTTTTGGTGCTAACGACGCTGGCCAATGGACAAGGATATTTACCTCTAGGAAAACTAAG gAAGAGTCCACCGGAGGCGATGGATGGTCAGAGCAACGACGTTTACGAAGAGATGGACCGATCGAGAAAAGTTTCCCAGCTTCCCGGCGGAATGGCAATCCTCTACGCTTCGGCTCCCATTTTCTCGCCGACCAGCAAAGATCCCGAAGGCAAAGACGAAGTTTATCAGATTCTACCCGAAGCTGAAGCTGTCCAGCAAGGCGTCAATAGTCGCCG tttgctGGAAGACGCTTTGATCGAGATGGGATTCCCGCTGGAAGAGCTTACCGAATTCAAAAACGGCCGCGTCAGGAAAATCTATTCGAAAAACGCCAACGGCCAGCagaataaagaagatgaaagtaGTCTTATCACATCAGGTGCATCAACCGACGACGCCGAAGCTATTTTAGCGGCGCTAGCTGGACCTTTGCCCTACATCCGTCGCGGCGCTTGgggtaaaaaatga
- the LOC124202989 gene encoding uncharacterized protein LOC124202989, which yields MEVTYYLFCCFLMMLMYSGMDGVQTGHLLLLPQPLGAIKNGGIGRPLMRNDQPNGIYLKSDQRRPLATLRNRYYPLPHRRLQQSQQQQQQLKQQGFIIRNSNGRHPPRPAPVSNNNHLGAFAGGNNNPGTFHHAKRQQQQQQPLKQHLNHQFQTVNMPTNIPYPHNKQPTSNHQRQNGQIQLIRQPDPATILPAVKSPPEESDPSQMMSEDGPNFLSMELDGNDYLTYLYLGMNETRLAGGEEQHPTASASAGDQQMTHPASKDDDDIIIGSQTTINFDPYLSRTNQSFRSKSSGYQPFPQVSGDHDRQQTMTANIITSLDEDWLPIASPWDKYGNKSEPELQ from the exons ATGGAAGTGACTTACTACCTCTTCTGCTGCTTCCTTATGATG CTGATGTATTCCGGAATGGATGGAGTCCAGACTGgtcatttgctgctgctgcctcagCCTCTCGGAGCCATTAAGAACGGCGGAATTGGCAGGCCTTTGATGAGAAACGATCAACCCAATGGGATTTATCTCAAGTCTGATCAACGTCGGCCACTAGCAACCCTTCGGAATCGTTATTATCCTCTACCGCACCGCCGTCTCCAGCagtctcaacaacaacagcaacaactcaAACAACAAGGTTTCATAATACGAAATTCCAATGGACGCCACCCACCTCGTCCGGCTCCCGTTTCCAACAACAATCATCTCGGTG CTTTTGCGGGCGGTAATAATAATCCCGGGACATTCCATCACGCcaaacggcagcagcagcagcagcagccgttgaAACAACATCTCAACCATCAATTTCAGACCGTTAATATGCCCACAAACATTCCCTATCCGCACAATAAACAACCAACCAGCAATCATCAGCGACAAAACGgccaaattcaattgattag gcAACCAGATCCTGCGACGATTCTTCCTGCCGTTAAATCTCCTCCGGAAGAATCCGATCCGTCACAGATGATGTCGGAAGATGGGCCAAATTTTCTGAGTATGGAATTGGACGGGAACGATTACCTGACGTACTTGTATCTGGGGATGAACGAAACGCGACTGGCAGGAGGAGAAGAACAACACCCGACGGCGTCGGCCAGCGCGGGCGACCAGCAAATGACTCATCCGGCGTCGAAAGACGATGACGACATCATTATCGGATCGCAGACCACGATCAATTTCGATCCGTATCTTTCGCGAACAAACCAATCGTTCAGGTCCAAATCGTCCGGTTACCAACCATTTCCGCAGGTGAGCGGAGATCACGACCGCCAGCAAACGATGACGGCCAACATCATCACGTCGCTGGACGAGGATTGGCTGCCCATCGCATCGCCTTGGGACAAATACGGGAATAAATCAGAGCCGGAATTGCAATGA